One [Clostridium] saccharolyticum WM1 DNA segment encodes these proteins:
- a CDS encoding DUF4268 domain-containing protein: MYIINRDNKQSKKIEAITFSSLGLKERDDLQEWIVKEPTILGEELLIIQKEFSGFSDTNERLDLLAIDRKGNLVIIENKLDDSGKDVTWQAMKYASYCSTLGKDGIRKIYQDYLNKTEPGIIAEDKICDFLNKSDFDEVQLNHDLSQRIILVAREFRKEVTSTVLWARKFRIQIQCIKVTPYLFEGHLLLDTEQIIPVKDVADITISLDEKAHDEIATGAEIAEREVIRNRFWNELLPKMNAKSQLFSGISTDSTHYDHWLTAGAGMSGLGYSFVITKKYAAVELGINKPNQEENKKIFDLLIEDKENIEQIFGAPLSWQRLDDKKMSRITYILDGVNVFNEDDWPQMQQFLVENMIKLNDALKKNINKLKQSL; the protein is encoded by the coding sequence ATGTATATCATCAATAGAGATAACAAACAGTCTAAGAAGATAGAAGCCATTACATTCTCGTCGTTAGGATTAAAGGAAAGAGATGACTTGCAGGAATGGATTGTCAAAGAACCTACGATCTTGGGAGAAGAGCTTCTTATAATCCAAAAAGAATTCAGTGGCTTTTCGGATACCAATGAGAGGTTAGATCTGCTTGCCATTGATCGCAAAGGGAACCTTGTAATCATTGAAAATAAACTTGATGATTCAGGGAAAGATGTTACATGGCAGGCTATGAAATACGCTTCATACTGTTCGACTTTGGGCAAAGACGGTATTCGTAAGATTTATCAAGATTACCTGAATAAAACAGAACCTGGCATTATTGCAGAAGATAAAATATGCGATTTCCTAAACAAATCGGACTTTGATGAGGTGCAATTGAATCATGACCTCTCTCAGCGGATTATTCTGGTTGCCAGAGAGTTTCGTAAAGAGGTGACTTCAACCGTTCTGTGGGCGAGGAAGTTCAGGATACAGATTCAGTGCATCAAAGTGACTCCGTATTTGTTTGAGGGCCATTTGTTACTTGATACCGAGCAGATTATACCTGTAAAAGATGTGGCGGATATAACTATCTCTCTTGATGAGAAGGCACATGATGAAATAGCCACTGGAGCTGAGATTGCAGAAAGAGAGGTTATTAGAAATCGGTTTTGGAATGAACTGCTTCCTAAGATGAATGCGAAGTCACAGTTATTTAGTGGTATCAGTACTGATTCAACTCATTATGACCATTGGCTAACAGCAGGGGCCGGAATGAGTGGTTTAGGCTATAGTTTTGTTATCACAAAAAAATATGCAGCGGTTGAGCTGGGAATAAACAAACCCAACCAAGAAGAAAACAAGAAAATCTTCGATTTGTTAATTGAGGATAAAGAGAATATTGAGCAAATATTTGGAGCGCCTTTGTCATGGCAGAGGCTAGATGATAAAAAGATGTCCAGAATTACTTATATTTTGGATGGCGTAAATGTTTTCAATGAAGATGATTGGCCACAAATGCAGCAATTTTTAGTTGAAAACATGATCAAACTAAATGACGCTTTGAAGAAAAATATTAATAAGCTTAAGCAAAGCCTATGA